In Acidimicrobiia bacterium, one DNA window encodes the following:
- a CDS encoding HAD-IC family P-type ATPase translates to MTAPLTSGDTALPASQPPEFTTPPTGLAAAEVQERVARGAVNDTGERTSRTINEIIRANVFTRFNAILGAMLAVIIVVGPIQDATFGIVLFANAAIGIIQELRAKRTLDQLAVLNAPRARVVRAGEVAEIAVEQVVIDDLLDLRAGDQISCDGVVQLAVGLEVDESLLTGESDPVDKHPGDEVLSGSFVVAGSGRFQATAVGGDSYARKLATEARRFQLTRSELMEGINLILRIVTWALIPTSALLLWSQLRDDQLDAALRGTVAGVVGMVPEGLVLLTSIAFGVAAVTLARRNVLVQELPAVEGLARVDVVCLDKTGTLTEGEIVFDEVEQLDGSDVSAALGALAADENRNATLDALAVTFTSPDGWNRSRAIPFSSARKWSAASFDGQGSWVMGAPEMVFADSSLPARRRGDELAAGGRRVLVLARSDAALENDTLPPGLVPKALVMFAEKIRPDAAETLQYFHEQGVILKVISGDNPRTVAAVAARVRLPDAGTGVDARELPEDQAELAEVLEANSVFGRVTPQQKRAMVGALQSKGHVVAMTGDGVNDALALKDADIGVAMGSGAAATRAVAQLVLLDGKFATMPGVVAEGRRVIANIERSANLFVTKTVYATFLAIAVVIAGWRYPFLPRHLTIISTFTIGIPGFFLAIAPNSRRYIPGFVERVLRFTVPAGIVAFVATLVSYGVARFGHDLVLIEARTTATLVLVVVGLWVLVIQARPFNWWKTLLVGAMAGSVALILAIPGLRDFYALQLPPDDVLVEAGIIAGIAIVLLEVGWRLSRVVANRRDVA, encoded by the coding sequence GTGACCGCGCCGCTCACATCGGGCGACACCGCGCTCCCCGCGTCGCAGCCACCCGAGTTCACGACGCCCCCCACGGGCCTCGCCGCTGCCGAGGTGCAGGAGCGCGTGGCGCGCGGTGCGGTGAACGACACCGGCGAGCGTACGAGCCGCACGATCAACGAGATCATCCGCGCGAACGTCTTCACGCGGTTCAACGCGATCCTCGGCGCGATGCTCGCCGTCATCATCGTGGTCGGTCCCATTCAGGACGCGACCTTCGGCATCGTGCTCTTTGCGAACGCGGCAATCGGCATCATCCAGGAGCTCCGCGCCAAGCGGACGCTCGACCAGCTCGCAGTGTTGAACGCGCCGCGTGCGCGGGTCGTTCGAGCGGGCGAGGTCGCAGAGATCGCGGTGGAACAGGTGGTGATCGACGATCTCCTCGATCTACGCGCCGGCGATCAGATCTCCTGCGACGGCGTGGTCCAGCTCGCGGTGGGGCTCGAGGTCGACGAGTCGCTGCTCACGGGCGAGAGCGACCCGGTCGACAAGCATCCCGGCGACGAGGTCCTCTCGGGAAGCTTCGTCGTGGCCGGTAGCGGCCGGTTCCAGGCGACGGCGGTCGGAGGAGACTCGTACGCGCGGAAGCTCGCCACCGAGGCGCGCCGGTTCCAGCTCACCCGCTCGGAGCTGATGGAGGGCATCAACCTCATCCTTCGCATCGTCACGTGGGCGCTGATCCCCACGTCGGCGTTGCTCCTCTGGAGCCAGCTTCGCGACGACCAGCTCGACGCGGCGCTGCGGGGGACCGTCGCGGGAGTGGTGGGCATGGTTCCCGAGGGGCTCGTCCTGCTCACGAGCATCGCGTTCGGGGTCGCTGCGGTCACGCTGGCGCGGCGCAACGTGCTCGTGCAGGAGCTTCCCGCGGTGGAAGGCCTCGCGCGCGTCGATGTCGTGTGCCTCGACAAGACCGGCACGCTCACCGAGGGCGAGATCGTGTTCGACGAGGTCGAGCAGCTCGACGGCAGTGACGTTTCCGCTGCACTCGGCGCGCTTGCCGCCGACGAGAACCGCAACGCGACACTCGACGCGCTTGCCGTTACGTTCACGTCGCCCGACGGCTGGAACCGCAGCCGGGCGATCCCGTTTTCCTCGGCGCGCAAGTGGAGTGCGGCGAGCTTCGACGGTCAGGGCTCATGGGTGATGGGAGCTCCGGAGATGGTGTTCGCCGACTCGTCGCTGCCCGCGCGCCGGCGCGGCGACGAGCTCGCTGCCGGCGGTCGTCGTGTGCTCGTACTCGCCCGCAGCGATGCCGCGCTCGAGAACGACACGCTGCCACCCGGGCTGGTACCGAAGGCGCTCGTGATGTTCGCGGAGAAGATCCGCCCCGACGCCGCCGAGACGTTGCAGTACTTCCACGAGCAGGGTGTGATCCTCAAGGTGATCTCGGGTGACAACCCGCGCACCGTGGCGGCGGTCGCCGCACGCGTCAGGCTCCCGGACGCGGGAACGGGCGTCGACGCGCGCGAACTCCCCGAAGACCAGGCGGAGCTCGCCGAAGTGCTCGAAGCCAACTCGGTGTTCGGCCGGGTCACACCCCAGCAGAAGAGGGCCATGGTCGGCGCGCTCCAGTCGAAGGGGCACGTCGTCGCGATGACGGGTGACGGCGTGAACGACGCCCTCGCGCTGAAGGATGCCGACATCGGGGTGGCCATGGGCTCTGGCGCCGCCGCCACACGCGCGGTCGCGCAGCTCGTCCTGCTCGACGGAAAGTTCGCGACGATGCCCGGTGTCGTCGCCGAAGGTCGGCGGGTGATCGCGAACATCGAGCGCTCGGCGAACCTCTTCGTCACCAAGACCGTCTATGCCACATTCCTTGCGATCGCGGTGGTGATCGCCGGCTGGAGGTATCCGTTCCTGCCGCGGCACCTCACGATCATCAGCACGTTCACGATCGGGATCCCGGGGTTCTTCCTCGCCATCGCGCCCAACTCGCGCCGGTACATCCCCGGGTTTGTCGAACGAGTACTGCGCTTCACGGTGCCGGCCGGCATCGTCGCGTTCGTGGCCACGCTCGTGAGCTACGGCGTCGCGCGGTTCGGCCACGACCTCGTGCTGATCGAGGCGCGCACGACCGCGACGTTGGTGCTGGTCGTCGTCGGCCTCTGGGTGCTCGTGATCCAGGCCCGGCCGTTCAACTGGTGGAAGACGCTGCTGGTGGGCGCGATGGCGGGTTCCGTCGCACTCATTCTCGCGATCCCCGGCCTGCGCGACTTCTACGCGCTGCAGCTTCCGCCCGACGACGTGCTCGTGGAAGCGGGCATCATCGCGGGGATCGCGATCGTGTTGCTGGAAGTGGGCTGGCGTCTCAGTCGCGTCGTCGCAAACCGGCGCGACGTCGCGTAA
- a CDS encoding dienelactone hydrolase family protein, with protein sequence MAIQLPYYLSLPTTDPPFPGVLVVHEGMGISAQLLRLSERLAAEGYAVCAPDFFFRSGGPEAADFTELIGSITPEQLKGDLATGIGHLRDAGASSIGVTGFCMGGWFTYRAALWAKGLGVQAAVPFYGGGIAREIGDPACPTLLFFGGRDEYISTEDIEAVQRHHGNDVIVYPAAEHGFMRDGSPNYDEASATDAWKRMLAFFGEHLA encoded by the coding sequence ATGGCGATCCAGCTCCCCTATTACCTGTCGCTCCCGACCACCGACCCGCCGTTCCCCGGCGTGCTCGTCGTCCACGAGGGGATGGGCATCTCCGCGCAACTCCTCCGGCTCTCCGAACGTCTCGCGGCGGAGGGCTACGCCGTGTGTGCGCCCGACTTCTTCTTCCGCTCCGGCGGACCCGAAGCAGCCGATTTCACGGAGCTCATCGGCTCCATCACACCGGAGCAACTGAAGGGCGACCTCGCGACGGGCATCGGGCACCTGCGCGACGCAGGTGCCTCGTCGATCGGCGTCACCGGCTTCTGCATGGGCGGGTGGTTCACGTACCGCGCCGCGCTCTGGGCGAAGGGTCTCGGCGTGCAGGCGGCGGTGCCCTTCTACGGCGGCGGGATCGCACGCGAGATCGGTGATCCTGCGTGCCCCACGCTCCTCTTCTTCGGCGGGCGTGACGAGTACATCTCCACCGAGGACATCGAGGCGGTCCAGCGGCACCACGGAAACGACGTGATCGTCTACCCCGCCGCCGAGCACGGCTTCATGCGCGACGGCTCACCGAACTACGACGAGGCATCGGCTACCGACGCATGGAAGCGAATGCTCGCCTTCTTCGGCGAACACCTCGCCTGA
- a CDS encoding TrkA C-terminal domain-containing protein, whose translation MAPDDQPRNLKTMLSEAKDTSELMVDLAYAALFFGDARMANEVEALEERLEDLAHAMREVCVLAARSPRDAEEMSSVLHVLSAIERMGNAGVDIAHIVTHKLGIPAGLVADLAAAEEVSHRVRVRADSALAGRSLADVALPVEVGMRVVAIRRGNEWLFDPDGDEMLLDGDVLILRGPAQGIAELRELAGAPEWRPPGTDEDPAIITDLDRAVDVLVEMKNVSEVAIGLAYSALLFNDQSLAAEVNHLEDRLDEMRERLEIWVLRSAAEQVEPSGLRGLLHLGGAAEELGDAAQQMVWLVEEGEEMHPVLAIALGDSDEVIARIPVSPGSFLDGRTLAEAQLELETGYYLLAIRRAGRYLYRPRGPVQLQAGDELIAIGPDEGRQRLAELGGYRVLEDDATGEIALVRVES comes from the coding sequence ATGGCACCCGACGACCAACCCCGCAATCTCAAGACCATGCTCTCGGAGGCGAAAGACACCTCCGAGCTCATGGTCGACTTGGCGTATGCCGCCCTGTTCTTCGGTGACGCGCGCATGGCCAACGAGGTGGAGGCCCTCGAAGAGCGGCTCGAGGATCTCGCGCACGCGATGCGCGAGGTGTGCGTCCTCGCTGCTCGATCACCTCGCGACGCCGAGGAGATGTCGAGCGTGCTGCACGTGCTCTCCGCGATCGAACGCATGGGCAACGCCGGCGTCGACATCGCCCACATCGTCACCCACAAGCTCGGGATCCCCGCGGGCCTCGTCGCCGACCTCGCGGCCGCCGAGGAGGTCTCGCATCGCGTGCGGGTCCGGGCCGACAGCGCGCTCGCGGGCCGCTCGCTCGCCGACGTCGCGCTTCCGGTCGAAGTCGGGATGCGCGTGGTCGCGATCCGCCGCGGCAATGAGTGGCTCTTCGATCCCGACGGTGACGAGATGCTGTTGGATGGCGACGTGCTCATCCTGCGGGGACCGGCGCAGGGAATCGCCGAGCTCCGTGAGCTCGCGGGTGCACCCGAGTGGCGCCCACCGGGAACCGACGAGGACCCGGCGATCATCACCGACCTCGATCGCGCCGTCGATGTGCTCGTGGAGATGAAGAACGTGTCGGAGGTTGCGATCGGACTCGCATACTCGGCGCTGCTCTTCAATGACCAGAGCCTCGCCGCGGAGGTGAATCACCTCGAAGACCGGCTCGACGAGATGCGCGAGCGTCTCGAGATCTGGGTGTTGCGCAGCGCGGCTGAACAGGTCGAGCCGTCGGGTTTGCGCGGGCTGTTACACCTCGGAGGCGCGGCCGAAGAGCTCGGCGACGCGGCGCAGCAGATGGTGTGGCTCGTCGAAGAGGGCGAGGAAATGCATCCCGTCCTCGCGATCGCGCTCGGCGACAGCGACGAGGTGATCGCGCGCATCCCCGTCTCGCCGGGTTCGTTCCTCGACGGACGCACGCTTGCCGAGGCGCAGCTGGAGCTCGAGACCGGCTACTACCTGCTCGCGATCCGCCGCGCCGGGCGCTACCTCTACCGGCCACGCGGCCCGGTTCAGCTCCAAGCGGGCGACGAGCTGATCGCGATCGGACCCGACGAAGGCCGCCAGCGTCTCGCCGAGCTCGGCGGCTACCGGGTGCTCGAAGACGACGCCACCGGCGAGATTGCCCTCGTACGGGTCGAGTCCTGA
- a CDS encoding acyl-CoA dehydrogenase family protein, which produces MATSLAEFTAEQLRAEALAWLRENLPAGWIEAIDAGDDERLAALPATLDVDHWWVRLGEAGYATPTWPAEYGAGLSLSPLQARQVGEVIDRYRVPRPWNILGIGMGGPTVIEWGTEDQKHRYLRGIATNQDIWCQLFSEPGAGSDVAGLSTSAVRDGDEWIVNGQKVWTTLGHVAKYGMLVARTNPNQPKHRGLSYFIVDMHAPGVEVRPLVQITGDAEFNEVFFTDSRVPDSARIGPEGEGWRVALTTLMNERVSLSGAGSAGGEAVGGNSVARLIERHRPVVDLRIRQRLAQAWIDGRLIRLNNQRAADKRRSGDEVGPEGSITKLQQATYNQRLQKLAVDLEGPFGVAWEGGGLEQTTRSQTFDPAAGDDHLGIARGFLRAQANTIEGGTSDIMRNILGERVLGLAKEPDVSRDLPWKDVPR; this is translated from the coding sequence GTGGCTACGAGCCTGGCGGAGTTCACAGCTGAACAGCTGCGCGCCGAGGCGCTCGCATGGCTGCGCGAGAACCTGCCGGCGGGCTGGATCGAGGCGATCGATGCCGGCGACGACGAACGCCTCGCCGCGCTGCCTGCGACGCTCGACGTGGACCACTGGTGGGTGCGGCTCGGCGAGGCCGGGTACGCGACACCCACGTGGCCGGCGGAATACGGCGCAGGTTTGTCGCTGTCACCGCTCCAAGCGCGCCAGGTCGGCGAGGTGATCGACCGCTACCGCGTGCCGCGGCCCTGGAACATCCTCGGCATCGGCATGGGCGGGCCCACGGTGATCGAGTGGGGTACGGAGGACCAGAAGCACCGCTACTTGCGCGGCATCGCCACGAACCAAGACATCTGGTGCCAGCTCTTCAGCGAGCCCGGCGCGGGCTCCGACGTCGCCGGTCTCAGCACGAGTGCAGTGCGCGACGGCGACGAGTGGATCGTGAACGGTCAGAAGGTCTGGACCACGCTCGGTCACGTCGCGAAGTACGGGATGCTCGTTGCCCGTACCAATCCGAATCAACCAAAACACCGCGGGCTCAGCTACTTCATCGTCGACATGCACGCGCCGGGTGTGGAGGTGAGGCCGCTCGTACAGATCACCGGTGATGCCGAGTTCAACGAGGTCTTCTTCACCGACTCGCGTGTTCCCGACTCCGCTCGGATCGGCCCCGAGGGCGAGGGATGGCGGGTGGCGCTCACCACCCTGATGAACGAGAGGGTCTCGCTGTCGGGCGCGGGCTCGGCCGGCGGTGAGGCCGTCGGCGGGAACTCGGTCGCACGGCTGATCGAGCGGCACCGTCCGGTCGTCGATCTGCGAATCCGGCAACGGCTCGCGCAGGCGTGGATCGACGGCCGGCTGATCCGGCTCAACAACCAGCGCGCCGCCGACAAGCGCCGGAGTGGGGACGAGGTCGGGCCGGAAGGCTCGATCACGAAGCTCCAACAGGCGACGTACAACCAACGGCTGCAGAAGCTCGCGGTCGACCTCGAAGGCCCATTTGGGGTCGCGTGGGAGGGCGGGGGACTCGAGCAGACAACGCGTTCTCAAACGTTCGATCCTGCCGCGGGCGACGATCATCTCGGCATCGCGCGCGGCTTCCTGCGCGCGCAGGCCAACACCATCGAGGGTGGCACGTCCGACATCATGCGCAACATCCTCGGCGAGCGTGTGCTCGGTCTGGCGAAGGAGCCCGATGTGTCGCGCGACCTTCCCTGGAAGGACGTCCCCCGCTAG
- a CDS encoding alpha/beta hydrolase has product MSRVSAALVALVVFTLAAPLEITASTRSAVDQSTIHWRACGRAFQCGSIMVPVDYASPEGEHTRIEVARRRALDPEHRIGSLVINFGGPGDPGAHTLRDFAADVPTEIRERYDLVSFDPRGTGKSRPVDCIDDATTDELYATDPTPDTDAELRAFYDGTEGGIDFVQACVDRFGSWLARVGSRNVARDLDVLRAALGDRALTYLGYSYGTVIGSVYAQQFPEHVGRLVLDGPVDFSADSAGDLDDSTAAFERALHDFLDHCAHDSECAFRSDGHPRAALTKLRDRFEGGLTLPVYGENGRRSRRRAGVAAFYTAVLSGLYDEEFGWPNLADALDLAKHGDGTVLQLLADSYNGRRDDGTYDSIGESSGIIVCADQPDPMESFESYVAEYNRASQDYPFLGGYATDVPLGCDARLPRAAESELLGDVRASGVAPVLIVGTTGDPATPYPGARDLVGRIDGSRLLTFVSTEHTAYTKNGCINRAVDRYLLSGRLPRAGTRCKR; this is encoded by the coding sequence ACGCTCGCCGCTCCTCTCGAAATCACGGCTTCGACGCGGTCGGCGGTCGACCAGTCGACGATCCATTGGCGAGCGTGCGGGCGAGCGTTCCAGTGCGGCTCGATCATGGTGCCGGTCGACTACGCGAGTCCCGAGGGCGAACACACTCGCATCGAGGTTGCACGCCGGCGCGCCCTCGATCCGGAACACCGAATCGGCTCGTTGGTGATCAACTTCGGCGGTCCGGGCGACCCCGGCGCCCACACGCTGCGCGACTTCGCTGCCGACGTGCCGACGGAGATCCGCGAGCGTTACGACCTCGTGAGCTTCGACCCACGCGGCACGGGGAAGTCCCGTCCCGTCGACTGCATCGACGACGCAACCACCGACGAGCTCTACGCCACGGATCCGACCCCCGACACCGACGCCGAGCTGCGTGCGTTCTACGACGGGACCGAGGGCGGCATCGACTTCGTGCAGGCGTGCGTGGACCGATTCGGCTCCTGGCTCGCGCGCGTCGGGAGCCGGAATGTCGCTCGCGACCTCGATGTGCTCCGGGCCGCGCTCGGTGACCGCGCACTCACGTACCTCGGCTACTCCTACGGTACCGTGATCGGTTCCGTCTACGCGCAGCAGTTCCCCGAACACGTCGGTCGGCTGGTGCTCGACGGGCCCGTCGACTTCTCTGCCGACAGCGCGGGCGACCTCGACGACTCCACCGCGGCCTTCGAGCGTGCACTCCACGACTTCCTCGACCATTGCGCGCACGACAGCGAGTGTGCGTTTCGATCCGACGGACATCCCCGCGCCGCGCTCACCAAGCTCCGCGACCGGTTCGAGGGCGGTCTGACCCTTCCCGTCTACGGCGAGAACGGACGACGTTCCCGGCGTCGCGCCGGGGTCGCGGCGTTCTATACCGCGGTCCTCTCCGGTCTGTACGACGAGGAGTTCGGATGGCCGAACCTCGCCGACGCGCTCGACCTCGCCAAGCACGGCGACGGAACGGTGCTGCAGTTGCTCGCCGACTCTTATAACGGCCGACGCGACGACGGCACGTACGACAGCATCGGCGAGTCGTCGGGGATCATCGTGTGTGCGGATCAACCCGATCCGATGGAGAGCTTCGAGTCGTACGTCGCCGAGTACAACCGAGCCTCGCAGGACTATCCGTTCCTCGGTGGCTACGCCACCGACGTGCCCCTCGGATGCGACGCGCGACTTCCGAGAGCGGCTGAGTCCGAGTTGCTCGGCGACGTGCGGGCCTCGGGCGTTGCGCCGGTCCTCATCGTGGGAACCACGGGCGATCCGGCCACTCCCTACCCGGGCGCCCGCGATCTGGTTGGTCGGATCGACGGGTCCCGTCTCCTCACGTTCGTGAGCACCGAGCACACCGCCTACACGAAGAACGGCTGCATCAACCGTGCCGTCGACCGCTACCTGCTGAGTGGCCGTCTACCTCGCGCGGGCACGCGCTGCAAGCGCTAG
- a CDS encoding arylsulfatase, translating to MSAWDPFPGVVGRYRRESAPWWPDPVRAPGGAPNVLIVLLDDVGFAQLGCFGSDIETPNIDRLAANGLRFTNFHTTALCSPTRACVMTGRNHHSVGMGRITDLATGFPGYHARIDKEHGFLPEMLVPHGYAAYAVGKWHLTPDEERHLGASRARWPLGRGFERFYGYHGGETHQFAPSLVHDNHRVPVPRSFEDGYHLTEDLADRAIEFIADLKAADPHKPFFTYFCTGACHSPHHAPPEWIERCRGRFDAGWDVWRDATFARQQSMGLLPASTELSPRPGWVPAWNSLAPEEQRLAARFQECFAAFLSHADHHIGRVLGFLDELGELDNTLVFLLSDNGASSEGGVTGSINDTRPWNQAERTVEEAITRIDELGGPRLHNNYPWGWTVAGNTPFHRWKREVHEGGVADPLIVSWPARLEARGAVRRQYVHAIDLVPTILDMVGVDAPASIGGVAQSPIEGVSFAETLTDPDAASKHDTQYYEMLGCRAIYHRGWKAVVYHPLADPSVLFDDDQWELYNVDEDVSECHDVAAERPELLRELVERWWIEAAKYRVLPLDNTPFDRLYGEEAAGHVPRRRYVYYPMAGPVTEEAAVNLRNRTHAITAEVELPGFDVEGMLLAQGSIFGGYAFFVRDRRLHYVHNFAGLEEYRVTSDVELTPGHHTLAFRFDKSGEHRGTGTLLVDGNAAGSTEIRRFTPTRFSITGEGLCCGYDMGMPVIDEYRPPFRFTGT from the coding sequence GTGAGTGCCTGGGATCCGTTCCCCGGGGTCGTCGGTCGGTACCGGCGCGAGTCCGCGCCGTGGTGGCCCGATCCGGTGCGTGCGCCCGGGGGTGCACCGAACGTCCTGATCGTGCTGCTCGACGACGTCGGCTTCGCGCAACTGGGCTGCTTCGGCTCCGACATCGAGACCCCCAACATCGACCGGCTCGCGGCCAACGGACTTCGCTTCACGAACTTCCACACCACGGCGTTGTGCTCACCCACGCGCGCATGCGTGATGACGGGTCGCAACCACCACAGCGTCGGCATGGGTCGCATCACCGATCTCGCGACCGGCTTCCCGGGGTATCACGCGCGGATCGACAAGGAGCACGGTTTCCTTCCCGAGATGCTCGTGCCGCACGGGTATGCCGCGTACGCGGTGGGGAAGTGGCATCTCACGCCGGACGAGGAGCGCCACCTCGGCGCGTCGCGTGCGCGCTGGCCGCTCGGACGTGGCTTCGAACGGTTCTACGGGTACCACGGCGGCGAGACGCACCAATTTGCGCCGTCGCTCGTGCACGACAACCACCGCGTACCCGTACCGCGGTCGTTCGAGGACGGCTACCACCTCACCGAGGATCTGGCCGACCGGGCGATCGAGTTCATCGCCGACCTGAAGGCCGCCGACCCGCACAAGCCGTTCTTCACGTACTTCTGTACGGGCGCGTGCCACTCGCCGCACCACGCGCCGCCCGAGTGGATCGAGCGCTGCCGCGGCCGCTTCGACGCCGGGTGGGACGTGTGGCGCGACGCAACCTTCGCCCGCCAGCAGTCCATGGGGCTGCTCCCGGCAAGCACCGAGCTGTCACCCCGCCCCGGCTGGGTGCCGGCCTGGAACTCGCTCGCGCCCGAAGAGCAACGGCTCGCGGCACGCTTCCAGGAGTGTTTCGCCGCGTTCTTGAGTCATGCCGATCATCACATCGGACGCGTGCTCGGCTTCCTCGACGAGCTGGGAGAGCTCGACAACACACTCGTGTTCCTGCTCTCCGACAACGGCGCGTCCTCGGAAGGCGGCGTCACCGGCTCGATCAACGACACGCGACCGTGGAACCAGGCCGAGCGCACGGTGGAGGAAGCGATCACTCGGATCGACGAGCTCGGCGGACCGCGACTGCACAACAACTACCCGTGGGGTTGGACGGTCGCCGGCAACACGCCGTTCCACCGCTGGAAGCGAGAGGTTCACGAGGGAGGTGTGGCCGACCCGCTCATCGTGTCGTGGCCGGCACGTCTGGAGGCGCGTGGAGCGGTCCGGCGGCAGTACGTGCACGCCATCGATCTCGTTCCGACGATCCTCGACATGGTCGGCGTCGACGCGCCGGCGTCGATCGGGGGCGTCGCACAAAGTCCGATCGAAGGAGTCAGCTTCGCCGAGACGCTCACCGACCCGGACGCGGCGTCGAAGCACGACACGCAGTACTACGAGATGTTGGGCTGCCGCGCGATCTATCACCGTGGGTGGAAGGCGGTCGTGTACCACCCGCTCGCCGATCCGAGCGTGCTGTTCGACGACGACCAGTGGGAGCTGTACAACGTCGACGAGGACGTGTCGGAGTGTCATGACGTCGCGGCGGAGCGGCCAGAGTTGCTCCGCGAGCTCGTTGAGCGATGGTGGATCGAAGCGGCGAAGTACCGGGTGCTCCCGCTCGACAACACGCCGTTCGACCGCCTGTACGGCGAGGAGGCGGCGGGCCATGTGCCGCGCCGCCGCTACGTGTACTACCCGATGGCCGGTCCGGTCACCGAGGAAGCCGCGGTGAACCTACGGAACCGTACGCACGCCATTACCGCCGAGGTCGAGCTTCCGGGCTTCGACGTGGAGGGGATGTTGCTCGCGCAAGGCTCCATCTTCGGCGGTTACGCGTTCTTCGTCCGCGACCGCCGGCTCCATTACGTCCACAACTTCGCGGGGCTCGAGGAGTACCGGGTCACCTCGGATGTCGAGCTGACCCCTGGCCACCACACCCTGGCATTCCGTTTCGACAAGAGCGGAGAGCATCGCGGGACCGGGACGCTCCTCGTCGACGGCAATGCCGCGGGTTCCACCGAGATACGACGGTTCACGCCTACCCGGTTCTCGATCACAGGCGAAGGGCTCTGTTGCGGGTACGACATGGGCATGCCGGTCATCGACGAGTACCGCCCGCCGTTCCGCTTCACCGGGACGC
- the corA gene encoding magnesium/cobalt transporter CorA, with amino-acid sequence MITAWRYVSGVEGRTEVEPDQLGSAVDPVHAVVWVDCASPAPADLEWLRKQLGIGPVVVDALTNPEQSTKLLRYGDYFHVAIHDCEFRGRGLERREIDLVMGPGWLVTVRHPTEGSTPVDVAAVAREFELQRTEHSKTEEGFLLWALFDVIIDRYFNVNDAIDEHLERVEEIVFADKRGAGIPRDVFSLRRDLMLFRRSAAPVREVLNAIIRREVSFVSEEAIVHFQDLYDRLLRVIDLIESQRDLLTGLLEADLAVISNRLNEVMKKMTSWGAILIVATLIASIYGMNFPNIPMLHWEYGYVFALALMTALTFGLYYWFKHRDWL; translated from the coding sequence GTGATCACGGCGTGGCGTTACGTCAGCGGGGTCGAGGGACGCACCGAGGTCGAGCCCGACCAGCTCGGTTCCGCAGTCGACCCGGTCCACGCGGTCGTCTGGGTCGATTGCGCGTCGCCGGCGCCCGCCGATCTCGAGTGGCTGAGGAAGCAGCTCGGCATCGGACCGGTCGTGGTCGACGCGTTGACCAACCCGGAGCAATCCACCAAGCTGCTGCGCTACGGCGACTACTTCCACGTGGCCATCCACGACTGCGAGTTCCGCGGCCGCGGTCTCGAGCGCCGAGAGATCGACCTCGTCATGGGACCGGGATGGTTGGTCACGGTGCGCCATCCCACCGAAGGGAGCACGCCGGTCGACGTCGCAGCGGTCGCGCGCGAGTTCGAGCTTCAGCGCACGGAGCACAGCAAAACGGAGGAAGGCTTCCTGCTGTGGGCGCTCTTCGACGTGATCATCGACCGCTACTTCAACGTCAACGACGCCATCGACGAGCACCTCGAGCGTGTCGAAGAGATCGTCTTCGCCGACAAGCGAGGCGCCGGTATCCCACGTGACGTGTTCTCGCTCCGCAGAGACCTCATGCTGTTCCGACGCTCGGCCGCACCGGTGCGAGAGGTGCTGAACGCGATTATCCGACGGGAGGTGTCGTTCGTCAGCGAAGAGGCCATCGTCCACTTCCAAGACCTCTACGACCGTCTCCTCCGGGTGATCGATCTCATCGAATCACAGCGGGATCTGCTCACCGGTCTGCTCGAAGCCGACCTCGCCGTCATCTCCAATCGCCTCAACGAGGTGATGAAGAAGATGACGTCGTGGGGCGCGATCCTGATCGTCGCAACCCTCATCGCGTCGATCTACGGGATGAACTTTCCCAACATCCCGATGCTGCATTGGGAGTATGGCTATGTGTTCGCGCTCGCCTTGATGACCGCGCTGACCTTCGGGCTCTACTACTGGTTCAAGCACCGCGACTGGCTGTAG